A window of Micromonospora sp. WMMC415 genomic DNA:
CAAGCGGCGCCCCGCCCAACCTTTGGATGTTGGCCTGGTCCGCGGTGGCTCCGTTCGCGGTGGCGCGTCCGGCGGTGTTGATCGTGGCGGACTGCGTGCCGCGTACGAACTCGCTGGTGTCGTTGAGGTTCGACCACCCGACGTTGCCGCCCGTGGCGGTCCAGCCGTGGCCCGGCTGGAAGTTCTCTCTCCAGCTCGCCGCAGCCCATGCTGGAGCTGATCGCGGTGCGATGATCGGCACTGAGAATTGTCCTCCGCGCTCACTGGACGTCCTTGCCGATCCCAGATGGTCCCACCGGAGCCCGGCAGGCTCTGCGGCTGCACCGAGAGCCGATGCCCCCCTGGGCCTGACCCGGCGGGCAGGTTCGCAAGGTGGTCTCACGTTACCTGACGATCTTCCTGGCTGGAATGTGCGGAGGCGCGAGATGCTCGACATCCGCCGAGTGCGGATGGAATGAGATAAATCGTGACCTCGAGCGTGCAGAGTTCCGAGCAGGCGAACGCCCGTCACGTGATCGACGGGAGTCGACCGGACGAGGCGTCCCCGGTGCCGGTCCTCGCCAGCCCGGGAGTCAGGCTGGCGCCGCTATCCGGCCGGCCGCTGACAACCGCCGGATCACGGCTCGGTGCGGAACAGCGTGACTGGTATGACCGCCCACGCCAGTGGTGGTGGCGGCGGTGAAGAGCGAATTGAGTAGCGCTTCCTCAACCGCGTCCATGACGGCGGCGAAGACCGGGTTGATTTCCCCGTCGGGGATCGGTGACTGGTCCGGTTGAGCCGTGCTGAACGCGATCGCGTAGTCGCCGCTGGCGTTGCTGTAGGACGCCCCGACCCGACCCATCGCGAAGACCGCCCGCCGAGCGAGGCGTCCGAGCTGCCGGGCGTCCAGGGGCGCGTCGGTGGCCACGACGATCATGCACGAGTTGCCGGGTGGCTCGACTCGGTCGGCGTCCGGGATCAGCTCGTCGGCCGGCAGCGGGACGCCGAGGGCGGTCAGCACTCCGCCGAAGTTGGACTGGACGAGGGCGCCGACCGTCGCCGGACGGTCGGCGACCCGTACCGTCCTCGACGAGGTGCCGATGCCGGCCTTGAAGCCCAGGGCCGTGGTACCGGTGCCGGCCCCGACGCAGCCCTCCGCCGGCGGTTGGTCGGATGCCCCGGTGACAGCGGCGAGCACGTGTTCCTCCGTGATCGGGCGGCGGCGGATGTCCGACAGGTGGCCGTCGTTGGTCTCGCCTACCAGGGGGTTGAACGACAGGCCGTCCGGTCGGCGGTCT
This region includes:
- a CDS encoding P1 family peptidase, with product MNQVSRRARDLGVVVGPLSTGPHNAITDVPGILVGHTTIDDGADLHTGVTAVVPSQLGPGRWTLPAAVYSGNGHGKLVGSTQVDELGVLESPIVLTATLSVFRAADALLTYLIDRRPDGLSFNPLVGETNDGHLSDIRRRPITEEHVLAAVTGASDQPPAEGCVGAGTGTTALGFKAGIGTSSRTVRVADRPATVGALVQSNFGGVLTALGVPLPADELIPDADRVEPPGNSCMIVVATDAPLDARQLGRLARRAVFAMGRVGASYSNASGDYAIAFSTAQPDQSPIPDGEINPVFAAVMDAVEEALLNSLFTAATTTGVGGHTSHAVPHRAVIRRLSAAGRIAAPA